A region of the Larimichthys crocea isolate SSNF chromosome XVIII, L_crocea_2.0, whole genome shotgun sequence genome:
aaacaatgataattggctcatacgacgatttcggttaccaaggccagtgttactggagatgtgcgcagagctgcggccggcccgagagcgcaacgggggccggcgagtagctcggggttgtgctgactacgctggggttcctggcaacaggggcattccagcgggagctgtttatctaagtaggaaacattttcattccatcaatgttcaaatcatatgtgatgcgcgaatgcagctaactaacatcgtggcaaggtggcctggttcaacgcacgactcattcattatgactaacagcatggctgggaacaggctggaggctggcacggtgcgcgatgggtggcttctattcgtttaattgtcccgtatgtaacgctggattacatacgaaacaattaaacgaataaactctttacttacccagaagccgtgccagtgtgccagtgcatatttgggcatgtggcattcaaatatcatgtttttggttttctttattttctgctggtgaaattagagctgcagagctttaaCAAGCCCCggattgtctccctgtgttcagtattcttgtcagtaaaagcgggcgtaaaatgtcagccgcggcgccacacctgtccacacctgtgtgtgcgctgcttgGATCCCACgacatttacagcctcacacacacgctcccactcacgtctttttttttggtcatatttatccctgttgacagggtaccaaacagaatctccacttcattcactagaatatctagctcagactctgtaaaattccttttctttcctttgttcatcgcgttatctgatcggacaaagaggtgaatctcaggtccagggcctatttaaatagatttgcatatgtaaatggggcgtggacagggaggagttgcacgtgcgctcaattccacgttgattgggatgtacaaaagaaacgtgcttggatccatgcgtacgcacactttgatacatctgaatatttttgtgcgtacgacagtttccgggttctggcgtacggcaagttttagtaggaaatccacgcaagtattcgtacatgaggcccctggtccGCGTGTCGGTAGTGTAACGGCAGCAGCAGCGTAATTACCAAGGCATAGCGTCttaacatacacccacaaagGTGCTCACAATGAACAGTCCCCTGACAATGACACATGTGCAAGGAACACAACTAAATATCCAATGTGCTCACATTTTTTGGGTCTATGCATTTGTGCATTGTGATATActttttgagtgtgcctgaaagcgcacactatatgttatccaccacgcttattcagtgtgcctgaaagagcacactctttattatctctcaggtttattcttattgagtgtgcctgaaggagcacactatatgttatccaccacgcttattcttattattgtgcctgaaagagcacactctttaaaatctTTCGGGCTTAATCCGCcaattattgagtgtgcctaaaagtgcacactatatgttatctACCGCGCTTATTCcgcttcttattattattgagtgttcctgaaagagcacactctttaaaacctctcgggcttattccgattattattattcgtcTTCCATTTCTTacgtgtttttttcggtttgctactcctcccagagtttttgtcgcacatacacaaaacgggtatcaaaacgactggatcgatggctatgacttttctaagagtttcggcaaatgtttttgccaaaaatcaccaaaaaaagAGGACACAGTTTTTGACCTTATGTTTAATTTGAgagcatttttgttttgaaaataaataatggaaagaagaaacaagCGACTCAGTCcttatttttgatcatttaatgagtcagtcaaaacaaaagaattGTTACTATGCACTTGAAACAGGAGCAGGAACACAAGGAGAAGCACAGGGACCACACAAATACAGGACAGGACCTGATGCTGAAACCAAATAACACAGGATTTAAACAcagagtgaaaacagaacaataagacACAGGtgcatatattactactgtcattattgctaccatatctccattacagtttatagttagttcatgatttgctgccgctgtgcatctgtgtgtctctatctctatcacaggttccactgctactgtaatcattttatcattcattgtaattcattgtcattttatcattcattgtaatctATTGTCtgacttagttactttagacaggatcaccctggcctccagctccactgtaaagaatcttggagttgtttttgatcaggatttgtcctttaacgtccacataaaacaaatatcgaggactgcattcttccacttgcgtaacatcgctaaaatcagacgcattgtctctcaggcggatgcagaaaaactagtccacgcatttgttacttctcggctggactattgtaactctttgttatcaggctgctccaataagtctcttaggactttgcagttaattcagaatgctgctgcacgtgttctgacaggaaccaggatcagagatcacatctctcccattttggcttccttgcattggctacctattaaatctagaatagaatttaaaattcttctccttgcttacaaatctcttcatggtcaggcaccatcgtatctaaaagagctcataataccttactatccctctagaacactgcgctctcaggacgctgggttccttgtggttcctatagtctccaaaagtagattgggagccagagctttcagctatcaggctcctcttctgtggaacaaactaccattctgggttcaggaggcagacacgatCAACaattttaagaatagacttaagactttcctttttgatagagcttatagttagggctggctcaggtcatcccttagttatgctgccataggattagactgccaggggactctccttcccttctccctctctctccctctcaccatctgtggacatacatgtctcattaatgcatgttactaaccaaacttccccggagtttctgtgctctgttgtccagcaggttctcgtggatcgtggctgctgctgtggtcctggacgacgtccactacgcatattattactgtcattattactaccatatctgctactgtggtcattttatcattcattgtgattcattgtcattttgtcagtcattataattgtacaatatgtctctgtatATTTgctctgtacacgtgacatccattgcacgtctgtccgtcctgggagagggatccctcctctgtggctcttcctgaggtttcttccaccttttttccctgttaaaggttttttgtgggcaagtttttcctcactagaaccgagggtctaaggacagagggtgtcactccctgtacagattgtaaagccctctgaggcaaatgtactttgtgactttggcctatacaaataaaatttgatttgatttaatttaatttgattaaaggCACACGCAGActctgaaaaatgaatgaaatgaaaatgggGCTTATCTCCTCGTCAAGATTGAGAGTGTCCTGATTCTCCATGTTGTCaaagcatgaaaaagaaatatggcGATAAATGGGTACCGTTTTTTCTATGTGTGGGTTGAGAACTGGGATTTTCCAAAAGAAGGGAGTTTTAGTTTATCAAAGCTGCAGGTGTTAAAGGAGAAAATAGAAGCTGCAAGAATGAAGAACATAATTATGAGAAAGGATTTAGAAGAGATAGATAGTCAACTCTCAAACATTTGAGTTGTTCTCATGTTCACCTGTTTAGGCAGGTTTGGAAAGGAAATTTTACGTTTaagtaaaatatagaaaaactGTATTACGTATGTTTGTCATTTGTTACAGAAATAAGTGCAGTTATGACAACAATGCTGGCTGGAAAAAATCCTGAAATTCCCCTAACCCTGACTGGAAAGTTGTTCAATCTTCCTGCTACTTTCTGattctgctgcagagaagttaCCAGACTCAGAAATCAAAAATGAATGGCACCCTAGGTTTAGAGCCGacataaatatttcacacagtTTAAGTTGCAGACATATGGTCTAATTAGATCAATGGAAATCTGGACTTTAACAGTGTAACACTGATCATTTGCTCCCAACAGACATGAGTTATCTTGCCTGTTGCTAGAAATCTTTGTCATTTGAgcataaatattgttttaaggAATTTGCTGAACCAGCTGTTGTGTGTATAGCTAATATCAGGTCTACTGCAGTAAGTTGTTTTTGGGTTACCTGTCTAACCCAGATTTGTGCACCAGCATCCAGATAAGGTCTAAGACAGAACAGTCCTGAACAGGATGGACTGCATGCTGGAGTCATGGTATGTGAAAAGCAGGGAGGATCCAGCAGTCAGACATTTAGTTAAAACATTCACCTCTTTGAACCAGGAAACAGTTTGAGATCACTCACATGAACCAGGTCTTGTACGCACACATCTTTATCAAAACAAGATGGAAAAGTTACTTTTCTTGCTTCTCTTCTGTCACATTTCATCAGCAGGTAAgatcacattttaaatctttactTTTAGCTCTTTGCTTCATTTTCCACTCAGCTCTGCACAGAAATTTCTTTCACCTTGTAGGGGATCCCAAATGGTTTAAATGGGCACCAAATTGTGTAGGTTCAATCCCTTAGCTTTGGTGATCaggaaatatattttgtataaatataatcataaataaataactttaatattgaAGTTCCTTTGATTGATTTCAGTCTCATAAAATTCACTAAACTATTTGGAATGCTGATTAATAATTCAGTTAATAACTACAACCAAAAATTACAGTAGTGTGTGCTCAGCATTGTTTATTAGGATATTTGTTAAGTTCGCAGAGATGTGGACCCCAGAGCAGAGACTcgagtaaaaacaaaatatactttaattTCAACAACCAAGGAAACTAAACTAGGCAGACTGCTGAGGCAGGGAGCAGGCTGGCGAGAGGAGTTcttctggagctggagctggagctggagctggagctggagcacagGTGAGTAGTATGAAGAGGGAGAGCATGGAATAATCCGACAAAGAGCAGAGTGAAGGCCAGGCTTATGAGGTGGAGGAAATGGGCTGAGTGGGAACAGGTGAGCCACTGCTGCTACTGGGAGGAGCCAGCCACACTCCCTGCAACACACAagctctgcaggaaaacagaaataggagggggaaacagaaagagcacaaacagaaaacacaacaaccaagACATAATAAACTGAACCATAACAACAATGATCATATTTTGTATCTATGCTTTCATTATCTTGTTAATAAATTAGTGTTTATAGGTGCTGGTCTATTTTGTGTTGCACAAGAGCAAACTCTGCTAACGTTTTCTGCGCCAAACTCTAAATCCTTCAACCTATACATGATGTGCTAATTTTGGTTGTAGTTAGTATCTTAAATATTAATCATAGTTccaataaattaaaatttttatgtattttatgagACTCAgatcaattaattaattggtGATCATTTCCCTTCTTTATGCATGGTGTCATATTAATAAgacttattatttatgattatccTTGATAATTCTAATAACCATGGCTAATTGATTGCACCAACACAGTTTGGTGCCCATTTAAACCACCTGGAATCCCCAACAACCTCATCTTGATAAGCCTAATGTCTTTCAGCTGAATCACACTGAGATACATCATGTTTATGAAGATGTGTGCATCTATACTAAATATATAAACCTTGCTTGTTTTGCAGTGAAACACTCCCTTAAGTATTTCATAACTGCATCTACTGGAGTCACAAGCATCCCAGAGCTTGTAGCAGTTGCTTTGGTTGATGGAGTTTCGATAGGTTACTGCGACAGCAACAATAAGGCAGTAGAGCCAAAGCAGGACTGGGTGAAGAAACTTTTGGAACACGATCCTCAGCACTTTGAGCGATACATTGATGAGTGTTTCAATTATCAGCCAAACTTCTTCAAAACCAGGATTAATAATTTGAAGCAGCGCTTCAACCAAAGTGGAGGTAAAGTATTCAATCATGTTACGTTTCACTTTTAATGTTGAACAGATTTATCTTCTTTTCTGAACATGTACTCATGTGCTCACATTGCATACTACTCTTAACAGTCATAATAAAACAATTGCAACttaaagtaaaataacaaaattgGTTTAACAGTCTTAAAGAAAAAGAGCACTGATTATCGGCCCTTGAATCATGAATACTGTAGTATGTCACACAATGCAGAATATCTTATAAGATCATTAATCATTGTTAATtgcagtctgtctctgtccttctATCAGATGTCCACATTTTACAGAGGGTGTTGGGCTGTGAGTGGGATGATGAAACTGGAGAGGTTATTGGTGTATTGCAGTATGGTTATGATGGAGAAGACTTCATGGCATTGGACCTGAAAACATTGACATGGATCGCTCCGAAACTACAATCCTTCACCACCAAACTGAGATGGGATTCTGAGAAAGCTAGAATCAGATACAATGAGAATTACCTCACTGAGATTTGTCCTGTGTGGCTGAAGAAGTATGTGACCCTTGCCAAGAGCTCTCTCATAAGAACAGGTAGAATCACATGACCTGATGTTCATATAACCTGAACTACCATTGGCTTATCACTCCAATTAGTTTCCCCATATATGTTTCCTGTatcacaaaatgtgaaaaaatctgcttttatctcttttatatcatcttaaattcagtgttttaggGGTTTGAGACTGTCAGCCGGACAAGACAAGAAATCTGAAGATGATGACTGAATCTTGATTTCTCCCGCTTGGATTTCTTTatgttcctgttttctttcctgctcctttttcctctctgcagagcttccctcagtgtctctcctccagaagactccctcctctccagtcACCTGCCACGCTACAGGTTTCTACCCTGACAGAGCCATGATGTtctggaggaaagatggagaggagtttCATGAGGACGTGGACCACGGAGAGATCCTCCCCAACCACGATGAAACCTTCCAGATGAGCGTTGACCTGAACCTTTCATCAGTCACACCTGAAGACTGGAGGAGGTACgactgtgtgtttcatctctctggTGTAGAGGACGACATCATCACCAGACTAGACAGAGCAGAGATCAGGACCAACTGGGGTAAGACTGGGATTAGAGGGTGCTGAATGGGACTGCATGTTGTACTCACCTGTAAATTtctgttaagaaaaaaaaagtgtgtaacTGAGTGTAACTGGTATGTTTTGGTACACTGTGGAAATACTTCTGTCAGAGAATCATTTGTTGTAGGAAGACTTGTTTTATTCCATAATCTCGTTTACAGGTATTGCATGGGCGTATGTATCATATGTATGACAGCCCATATTGTCTCAGGTCAGTAAGATTGTGATGATAACTGCATGGATGCAATACCACAGGGTTCAGCTCATTACTGTCATTTCACTTTACCTAGTTGAGCAGTAGAAGTCATGTTATGGATTACTAGTCAAATAGAGCTGTATGCCAACACCACCTATGCTTTAAATGCACAATAATACATAAATTAACTTTTGACGAGGCACACGTTAATTAAAAACCACTTTAGGTGATGACCTAATGAAGCTGATGGAGAGAAGTGTAGTGTCTTCTTTTAAGTCACTTCAGACGCCATTGGGTGTTCTTAATTTTTAACGTGGTTTATTAAACAAAGGTCTTCTCATAGAGTTGTCACGTTaactcaaaatataaacaaacaaaatcctcgatcaaacaaaacaataaaccaatATAGGTATATAGCAGTAAACCAacatatataattaaaaaccTTATGCCTGCTGGCGTCTTCCAAATTCTAAATCACAGTTCACAGTTCCAACATCCAAACTTCAAGGAGTCCAAGTGCCAGTGCCTTCTCCAGACACAATCTCCTGATTAGACCGCAGGTGCATTGACTCAGCATCCCGCCCACCAGGCGACACTTAGACAAAACCCAGGTTCTACAATTCCAAACATGTACCACATTTGGCCAGCAGGTGTCATAATacaagaaaaaatgaatgaatggctcCTACACACCGGCGCCCTTATTGTTACTGGGAAAAAAGgtacaataataaacaacaaatatggAGCCATATTAAcaacaaatcataaatcatcGTTATCATAGAGCACAACATAAACCCAACATGATGTCCAGCACATAcatctttttgcatttttcccccccttttttttttctttttttttttctttgatatgTCCATAAGTGTAAGAATGTCCTTTCAAGAGCTCACATCCTTCttaagtgcacacacatatatgtccATATGCCAAAGGCATGATTGAAGAGTCCATTTCTCATTGTATATGTTCTGCatattgtctgtgtatgtatacgTCGCTCATGTGTGCACGAGTGGATATGACGCTCATGTGTGCACAAATAGATCGAAAGATCTATAGAGTCCATGTCATGGTCCTTGTAACGCATGTAAAGTTCTGAGACATCCATCAGTGTATGTAAGTTCACAAGGCAATAATTCAAGTCATTTGATTCATATCACATATCATTTTCAACTTCATATTCATGTTACATGTCATTCTCCAACAACAAGCACACCTTTGTGATTGGTCTTTCTATGACACTTGTCTTAGTTTTCAACATCACACTACGTACAACCCCCTTTGCATCCTTCTTAGTGTCAATAACCCTCCCCAACATCCAAGATACCCTCGGGGCAGTAGGGTCAGcaatcaacacaacatcaccACATGTGTAATTGCGCTTAATTTTCAaccatttctgtctttcttgtaAGGTTGGTAGATATTCCCTAACCCATCGTTTCCAAAATGTATCTGCTAAGTATTGTACTTGCTTCCATCTGCGTTTACTGTATGTATCTGATTTCTGAAATAGACCAGGTGATAATGTGGGTTGACCTTTGAGGAGTAAAAGGTGGTTAGGTGTCAAGGGTTCGAGATCATTAGGGCTGTCTGAGATGGTGGTTAATGGGCGACTATTAATGATTGCTTCTACTTCACAGAGGAAAGTATGAAGGGACTCGTCATCCAGTGTTTGGGCTTTGGTCAAGGCCAGGAGTGTTTGCTTCACTTGTTTAATTAACCTTTCCCAGACACCTCCATAATGTGAAGCGGCAGGTGGGTTGTAGATCCATTCTATGCCTTTCTGTTGTAGAGCAGCTTGTAGTTTGTGACTCTTATTCCACTCTTGTATGGCAGTTCTAAGCTCGCGGTCAGCTGAAATCAGGTTGGTTCCATTGTCAGACCGTATCTGCTGTACCTGACCTCTTCTGCTCACGAACCTACGGATTGCATTGATGCACGAGTCAGTGTCAAGTGAACTGGCCACTTCTAAATGAACCGCTCTAGttgtgaaacatgtgaaaataacaCCATATCTTTTGACTTCACTGCGTCCCCTTTTTACTATTATAGGGCCGAAATAATCTGCTCCAACGTATGTAAAAGGCGGTGAATCAGGTGTTACTCTCTCCTTTGGCAAGTCTGCCATCTTTTGCTCTCCTAAGAGTGCATGTTGCCTTCTGCAGAATACACATTCTGATCTGATCTTCCTGGCCAGAGAGTTTGCTGCTGGTATCCAGTACTTCTGTCTTAATTTGGCCAAAACGTGGTTCCGCCCACAGTGTCCTAGTTGTTCATGAATGTGTCTTAGCAACACTTTGGACACATGGTGGTTTTTTGGGAGGATAACAGGATGTTTTTGAGACTCTGGCATGGCCATTCTACTTAGCCTTCCTCCTGTAAGCAGTAGTCCATTTTGCAGAATAGGATCAAGCATACGAATGTGGCTCTGGCGGCTTAGGTG
Encoded here:
- the LOC104939706 gene encoding major histocompatibility complex class I-related gene protein isoform X2; translation: MEKLLFLLLFCHISSAVKHSLKYFITASTGVTSIPELVAVALVDGVSIGYCDSNNKAVEPKQDWVKKLLEHDPQHFERYIDECFNYQPNFFKTRINNLKQRFNQSGDVHILQRVLGCEWDDETGEVIGVLQYGYDGEDFMALDLKTLTWIAPKLQSFTTKLRWDSEKARIRYNENYLTEICPVWLKKYVTLAKSSLIRTELPSVSLLQKTPSSPVTCHATGFYPDRAMMFWRKDGEEFHEDVDHGEILPNHDETFQMSVDLNLSSVTPEDWRREAESHDRPHHCCSACSCSRPHCCHWLHHLPKEESQTSSILS
- the LOC104939706 gene encoding major histocompatibility complex class I-related gene protein isoform X1 yields the protein MEKLLFLLLFCHISSAVKHSLKYFITASTGVTSIPELVAVALVDGVSIGYCDSNNKAVEPKQDWVKKLLEHDPQHFERYIDECFNYQPNFFKTRINNLKQRFNQSGDVHILQRVLGCEWDDETGEVIGVLQYGYDGEDFMALDLKTLTWIAPKLQSFTTKLRWDSEKARIRYNENYLTEICPVWLKKYVTLAKSSLIRTELPSVSLLQKTPSSPVTCHATGFYPDRAMMFWRKDGEEFHEDVDHGEILPNHDETFQMSVDLNLSSVTPEDWRRYDCVFHLSGVEDDIITRLDRAEIRTNWEKPSHMTVPITAAVLVLALVLIAVTGFIIYQKKKAKRPPSCPDGSELSDKLNPDPST